The following are encoded together in the Salvia hispanica cultivar TCC Black 2014 chromosome 6, UniMelb_Shisp_WGS_1.0, whole genome shotgun sequence genome:
- the LOC125196813 gene encoding methionine aminopeptidase 1A-like isoform X2, whose translation MAGGSDAVENTGLSCARCGEPAHLQCPKCVQLKLPRQGAAFCSQDCFKASWSSHKSVHSNSNSSPASENSSERNSGLPNDGWLYCMRKGQSRTPKMPYFDWTGPLRPYPISQKRFVPAHIDLPDWAIDGIPKIEPNSDLQHVVEIKTPEQIERMRETCRIAREVLDAAARIVRPGITTDEIDAVVHEATIAAGGYPSPLNYHFFPKSCCTSVNEVICHGIPDARILEDGDIVNVDVTVYYKGVHGDLNETFFVGNVDEASKRLVQCTYECLDKAIAAVKPGVRFREMGEIISRHASMSGFSVVKSYCGHGIGELFHCAPNIPHYEIKLLE comes from the exons ATGGCAGGTGGATCAGATGCTGTAGAAAACACGGGCTTATCTTGTGCTAGATGCGGCGAACCAGCTCATCTGCA ATGCCCCAAGTGCGTACAACTAAAGCTTCCTCGTCAAGGTGCCGCTTTCTG TTCCCAAGACTGTTTCAAGGCATCCTGGAGTTCTCATAAATCTGTTcactcaaattcaaattcttcCCCTGCATCTGAAAATTCTAGTGAAAGAAATTCGGGCCTGCCCAATGATGGCTGGCTTTACTGCATGCGCAAAGGACAATCTCGGACACCAAAAATGCCGTATTTTGACTGGACAGG ACCATTAAGGCCATATCCAATATCGCAGAAACGTTTTGTGCCTGCTCATATTGATCTACCTGACTGGGCTATTGAT GGAATTCCAAAAATTGAGCCCAACAGTGATCTGCAACATGTTGTTGAG ATCAAGACTCCAGAgcaaattgagagaatgagagaaacTTGCCGG ATTGCAAGGGAAGTTTTGGATGCTGCTGCTCGGATAGTAAGACCTGGAATTACTACTGATGAGATTGATGCTGTTGTTCATGAAGCAACTATTGCTGCTG GAGGATATCCATCTCCtttaaattatcatttctTTCCAAAGTCTTGCTGCAC GTCAGTAAATGAAGTTATCTGCCATGGGATTCCTGATGCAAG GATATTAGAGGATGGTGATATTGTAAATGTAGATGTGACTGTGTATTATAAAGGGGTACATG GTGACTTGAATGAAACATTCTTTGTGGGTAATGTTGATGAAGCATCTAAACGGCTGGTTCAGTGTACATATGAATGCTTGGATAAAGCAATAGCAGCTG TTAAACCTGGGGTGCGTTTTCGGGAAATGGGGGAAATCATTAGCCGGCATGCTTCTATGTCTGGTTTCTCTGTG GTGAAATCTTATTGTGGTCATGGAATTGGCGAGCTCTTCCACTGTGCTCCAAATATACCCCATTAT GAAATAAAGCTGTTGGAGTGA
- the LOC125196813 gene encoding methionine aminopeptidase 1A-like isoform X1: MAGGSDAVENTGLSCARCGEPAHLQCPKCVQLKLPRQGAAFCSQDCFKASWSSHKSVHSNSNSSPASENSSERNSGLPNDGWLYCMRKGQSRTPKMPYFDWTGPLRPYPISQKRFVPAHIDLPDWAIDGIPKIEPNSDLQHVVEIKTPEQIERMRETCRIAREVLDAAARIVRPGITTDEIDAVVHEATIAAGGYPSPLNYHFFPKSCCTSVNEVICHGIPDARILEDGDIVNVDVTVYYKGVHGDLNETFFVGNVDEASKRLVQCTYECLDKAIAAVKPGVRFREMGEIISRHASMSGFSVVKSYCGHGIGELFHCAPNIPHYARNKAVGVMKAGQTFTIEPMINSGVWRDRMWPDGWTSVTADGKCSAQFEHTLLVTDTGCEVLTARLPSSPKVFPWASP; encoded by the exons ATGGCAGGTGGATCAGATGCTGTAGAAAACACGGGCTTATCTTGTGCTAGATGCGGCGAACCAGCTCATCTGCA ATGCCCCAAGTGCGTACAACTAAAGCTTCCTCGTCAAGGTGCCGCTTTCTG TTCCCAAGACTGTTTCAAGGCATCCTGGAGTTCTCATAAATCTGTTcactcaaattcaaattcttcCCCTGCATCTGAAAATTCTAGTGAAAGAAATTCGGGCCTGCCCAATGATGGCTGGCTTTACTGCATGCGCAAAGGACAATCTCGGACACCAAAAATGCCGTATTTTGACTGGACAGG ACCATTAAGGCCATATCCAATATCGCAGAAACGTTTTGTGCCTGCTCATATTGATCTACCTGACTGGGCTATTGAT GGAATTCCAAAAATTGAGCCCAACAGTGATCTGCAACATGTTGTTGAG ATCAAGACTCCAGAgcaaattgagagaatgagagaaacTTGCCGG ATTGCAAGGGAAGTTTTGGATGCTGCTGCTCGGATAGTAAGACCTGGAATTACTACTGATGAGATTGATGCTGTTGTTCATGAAGCAACTATTGCTGCTG GAGGATATCCATCTCCtttaaattatcatttctTTCCAAAGTCTTGCTGCAC GTCAGTAAATGAAGTTATCTGCCATGGGATTCCTGATGCAAG GATATTAGAGGATGGTGATATTGTAAATGTAGATGTGACTGTGTATTATAAAGGGGTACATG GTGACTTGAATGAAACATTCTTTGTGGGTAATGTTGATGAAGCATCTAAACGGCTGGTTCAGTGTACATATGAATGCTTGGATAAAGCAATAGCAGCTG TTAAACCTGGGGTGCGTTTTCGGGAAATGGGGGAAATCATTAGCCGGCATGCTTCTATGTCTGGTTTCTCTGTG GTGAAATCTTATTGTGGTCATGGAATTGGCGAGCTCTTCCACTGTGCTCCAAATATACCCCATTATGCAA GAAATAAAGCTGTTGGAGTGATGAAAGCAGGACAGACATTTACCATTGAACCTATGATAAATTCTG GTGTTTGGCGCGACAGGATGTGGCCTGATGGATGGACTTCTGTAACTGCAGATGGGAAATGCAGTGCCCAATTTGAACATACACTTCTG GTTACAGATACAGGATGTGAAGTTCTTACGGCACGCCTGCCATCGTCTCCAAAAGTATTTCCTTGGGCAAGTCCATGA
- the LOC125196817 gene encoding pectinesterase inhibitor 9-like, with amino-acid sequence MAKTITFLALSLVALTLVQAQHPVSPRRARSRARAFIESQCETTLYSNLCVRCLSPYVSSFSKTLSHRQLAQTALKVTLAKAETTQAYITQVAQRLNRTKGPQIRSVRECLDQINDGVDQLTRSIKEAQHIKEGEESSEFTWHASNVQTWMSTALTDASMCIDGISGRTIGGKTKALIKARVLNLQQVTSIALALFNRFAARFRVVNP; translated from the coding sequence ATGGCAAAAACAATCACCTTCCTAGCACTCTCCCTTGTTGCCCTTACCCTAGTTCAAGCCCAGCACCCAGTCTCCCCACGTCGGGCTCGATCCAGGGCAAGGGCATTCATTGAGTCGCAATGTGAGACGACATTATATTCGAATTTATGTGTAAGGTGTTTATCACCTTATGTTTCTAGCTTCAGCAAAACATTGAGTCACCGGCAGCTAGCCCAGACAGCATTAAAAGTCACCCTGGCCAAAGCCGAGACAACACAAGCCTACATCACCCAAGTGGCCCAAAGGCTAAACCGGACCAAGGGCCCACAGATCCGATCCGTTAGGGAGTGTTTGGATCAGATAAATGATGGGGTGGATCAGCTCACAAGAAGCATCAAAGAGGCACAACACATAAAGGAAGGTGAGGAAAGCAGTGAGTTCACATGGCATGCAAGCAACGTCCAGACATGGATGAGCACTGCATTGACAGATGCAAGCATGTGCATCGATGGGATTTCAGGACGGACCATCGGGGGGAAGACAAAGGCCCTGATCAAAGCTAGAGTTCTTAATCTTCAACAGGTTACTAGCATTGCGCTGGCCTTGTTCAATAGATTTGCTGCAAGATTTAGGGTTGTAAATCCCTAG